The Opisthocomus hoazin isolate bOpiHoa1 chromosome 9, bOpiHoa1.hap1, whole genome shotgun sequence genomic sequence CATGGTGTGACCGAAGTCATCCTTACATGCGCAACAACACTACGGGCACAAAGATACAAAATATaacgtatttttttttccatctatataaatacacagaaatggGCGAGTCTAAAAGTTCTAAACTGTTCATTAACACTGATTAGCAAATAAATCTGTAACGTTCCCAAAGTAAcaaagacaacaacaacaaaatccacaCATAATACGGCAGCACAGGATCCGCCACAGAAACGTTGggttgcttcctttttttctttttttttttcttttcctttttaaggaaaagaaaggaaaaaaaaaaaaatagtaacccCAAACCAACCTCTCAATTTGCAAAACAAACGAACGAAATGAAACAAGCCCCTGCGGGCTCCTTTGCTGTCTGATCCTCCTGCCTGCTCCAACGGGAAAGGTTGACTTCTGTTGACGCTGCTGTCTGGGGTTTTTGGGGCAACTGGTTTCTTCACCCGCCCAACCTGCTGGGTGGGGATTTACTTTGCACTTCAATTCAGGCAGTTGAACTCGCTGGAAAATCGATGCCCGGAGGCTGGGTTGGGTTTTTCTCCCTACCTGGTTTGTTTTCGGTGTGTGGTTTGACCAGGGGCAGCCAGCAAAGGCTACATCCAGAGCAACCCCAAACTTTGCTCAGTTTATCTGCTCAAACCCATGAGCATCCATCTCCACTGGCAACGAGGGGCTGGCAAAGACCATGAGATGGGTGAATCCCATCAGCAGATGATGACACAGATCATCCCCCAAAATAGCTCCCAGGGGGCCCAGAGCCGGAGACAGCCCCGTTGAATGGGAACCCCACATTTAGCACATAGCAGGCGCTACCGTTTGTGACAGGCAGCAAATGACCCCCCCGGGGAGCATTTCCCAACAGACAGCAACATCAACAGCAAAGGGAGGACGGGTGGGAAGGGGCTTCTCCAAAGAACAAACTGACACAGAAAGGGCACGTACAATAaatttacacacacaaaaaaaaaatatatatatatatgtgggaAAAAGTGCGTTTTTAAAGATATCTTTGGCAAGAATATATGCAGTTCTTTGTGCAGGAAGGAGGGATGTGTTCGTGTGTGTgtctgagagagagagatacCATCCGGCTGCTGACAACGGCAGTGTGATTACAACGAAACATATGCTGGGCTTAACTCGTGCAAGCTCGAATCTCAAATACCATGACTGCatttaaaaaccaaagaaaaaaaatacaaagagtattttctgtcccttttgtaaagaaaaaatatcaacactaggtccccggcagccctgggacctGGGCGATCCTCAATGCTGGCTGACGGTCTCGCCCGGGGACAGAAAGGGTAGATACACCTGAAAGTGTAACTTTAAAAATGAGcaataggttaaaaaaaagtgCCTTTAAAGGGAGCTGGCAAACACCCGGCTACATCACTGGAAGGTGATTAGctctgtgttaaaaaaataatataatcaTTGGACGATTTTGTTAGTGTTCGAGATCTGGATACGGTCTAAACCTTCAGCTAGTGGGTTAGTGGGGAAGCCGTGAGCGGCTGAGGGCCCAAAGCAGGCGTGCTGCTATCGGCAGGTATCTGCTGGGGTCGGCTTCTGTGCGACATCTCCGGGGTGCTTAGATCCGCTTCATTTgtacagggagaaaaagaggaatgGGAGTTTCAAGCACCAGTTTCCGAGgcagcagataaaaataaaattacattattaTCATATCTTTTCTTAGCAGTGAGAAAACCAAGTCTGAAAAATAGAGGCTTTCaaaaatatatctttatatatCTATAAACACAGTGTTTTCTCTAATTGGTGAACGGCAGGGTGAGGAGATTACGGGTGAGATCATCTCTCATCTCACTTGAATTTCGCAGAAGGAGGGAATCGCTTTTTGGAAACATCAGAAATGAAAAGGTCTCCGCATCCACGCGGccagggaggtggggagggggaaagacCCCTCGCCGGAGCCCCCCATTCTGCCGCCATCTCGCAACCAACTCCTCGCTACACATCCTTTCCCGCTCTCGCTTCAGCACATCAGAACAGCCTCCGGCCGTGCCAGCCCCTCCGGACACCCACGCCGCCGCTCCCCcacgcacacgcatgcacacacatgcacaccggTCACACGCACGCTGCCCCGACGCGGGGGGGACCCCACGCCTCTTCCCCCATCCGTATTTTCCCTTGCTCTGGATTTTCTTTTAACGTGCAGGTGTTtccctggggcaggggaagggcggggggggtgtgtggataTAATGGGAGAAATATGATGCGCAGAAAGCAATatggcaaaaataaatatttttggagtGTAAATTTAACTTTTTCCTCCTTAAAATTTTGTTAGCTTACAGTATTTCATCAGTATAGCTTGTATATATACTACAGTTATCAAGGCAAAGGCGGTCCAAGGGAGGAGACCTTTCCAGGGGGACTGCAGTGCTATGTTTCTAATTTTTGCCCCCAGTAAACTATCTGGGCACTTTGCACTGAAAACTTCTCCCAAAAGGCTCTCAGGGGGATATCTGCTCAGCAATGACTGCTCGTCTCAAACCTGCCTGTGTGACCGAAGCATCCTCTGCCCCCCGTCACCGTGGGGCTTGGATCTCCACCTGCTGCCCCCGACCCGCCGCCGCAGCAGCATGGGGGCCCTTCGGCCCTCTCGCCCCCCAGCTGGCCCTCCTCACCTcccaaagaaaagggaaaagccgACAGCACCGAAGCCACTGCAAAACTACAGTGCAGTCAGGGGGGCACAAGCCTCCAGCCAGCCGGATTTGGGGTACGCACGTGCCGAGCAGGGTGGCTCTCGGAGGATCTGTTACCTCCCCACCGAGCCAAAGTTGCCCAGCGACTGCAggtcctttccttttttctttcatctttttttttttaatttttgtctttctttttctttttttttaacgtggcctccaaaacaaaaggagaaaaaagcgcCTGAGTTACTTGTAGTCATTCGCCTTTCGTGCAACTTGAACGTCCATGCAATTTAAAAACCGTTTGCGCGTCTCCGAAGAGCGAGATAGGGGTAGCCACGGGTCCGCTGCTTCGCACAGGGAAACCACCTGTGCCAGCATCCgctattattataattattattattattactacttttttctttcctttctgtttgtttttttgtgttaagAGAACGTGTGACAGGCCACAGGAGAAAATTGCCACAGAGGCCAAGTGATGGGAGGGAAAAGGGGAAGACAGGCGAGGATGTGACTTTCTGCACGCTCCCAGGAGGTTCCCAGGCAGCATCTGCATCTGCTTTCCTCGGGCGAAGGGGCAGCAggagcccccaagacccccccgcgggctggggggcacgggaACCCCCAGGGAGGTGGCAAAATGCCATGACCCCCCTCTGCGGGTGGGCTCACAGCAGCTCACCTGTGGCCGACACTGGGCTCTGGGTCAGCAATGGAGGTCAGCCCCCGGCCGAGCTCCCCAGGACGGAAGGGCTCGAGACCAAGCTCCTCATGCCCCCAGCAAGTCACCAGGCAGCCGGCAGGTTTTGGGAGAAGCACGGAGGCTGGTGAGGACCCTCCGCTGCAGCCAGGCAAGGGAAGGCTTCCGAGAGCATCTCTTCCAGCGTCCCGCAGACCCAGCCCACGTTGTTACCTCCTACAAGTTGTTTGAAACATGCAGCAGGTGTTCACCGATGGAGCTGCTGGAATGGAGCTTCTCCCATGGATTTTGCcaattgtctcttttttttcagatggaaacACCAGTCATGGTCCCGCGTTCAGTCCCGAGTGGATGTCACCGCTCGGGACCCTGATGCCGAAAGCTGGGAACAcgcctctccctgctgccttcgCTTTGGTCACCTTCCGCGCGCTGGGACATGCATCCTGTCTGGCGTGACTTTGTGGCTCTCTTATGTAGGTGCGTGGTTTTggttcctctgtgtgtgtgtttggcttgtgTTGAGTTTTtaggggttttgttggggttttttttcttgtttgctgtttTCCTCCAGAATTCCAACCCTTTTCCCCCCCCGATTCACTTCCCTCTCCCACAATGCACTTTCTCACACTCCTTCTCGGATCagctccaagtccttctccaaaATTCAAGAATCACCCGCAAGCGCCGGCTCATCTTTTCTGGCCAGAGCCGAGCATGACTCTGGAGACAAAGTTGACGATGGCTGCAGCTGGCTGGTCTGGGTCCAGCTCGGCGAAGAGGTGGCAGATGTTGTCTGTGGTGCTCCCTTGCTTCCTGGCCACGAAGCCGAAGAGCCTGGGTGGGGAGAAGGCAAGAGGCTCAGCGAGGTTTGCCAGCGTTGCTCACCCAAGGAGCACTACCACCCTCTCCCAGCTTGGTCTTGTCCACCTTCCCCTCTTTAACATCCACCTTGCACAACTCAGAGGGAGACATCCCAAACCAGCCTGCATGAAGTCCCATCTACTCTTCCCTTTGCTGCAGTTTCTTTGAAGGCCAGCACTGCATTTCCATCATCTTCTCTTGGCCAAACCTCCCTTGCTCTGACCATCCCTGCCACTCTCCCCTAGACCGCCCCCAAGAAGGGACCTTCCAGATGACCACAGCATTCCCTTGGTTTGGGTGATGACTCTTGAAACCACAGAGGTGTGATGGGCTGGACATCAGGGTAGACACTGTATGAGAGGAAGGCCATGTGGGGACATGGGCAGCTGGGTGAGACCATGCAgttatttctgtctgtctgtcccctgATGAACAAAatatacctttcttttttttaattagaacgTGCAAACTCAAGTTATAAATACGGGGGAACAGAATGTGAGACAGGCCCAGGCTGTGGCATTTCTAATTGCACAGGGGAAATATCCCAGCAGCTGGACATCCTAATAAAAACCCCTTTGCTAACACAATGGCTAAAATTAGTGGGAACTGGCCCCTGGAAATGGGCTTAGCCGGCAGCTCTGCACTTCTGTGGGTCAGGACAgggaggacaggaggaaagggaagagctCACTGGTGGCTCGCACACCATCAGCATAACCCCCGACTGCTCCATGAGCTGGCTACCGCTGACTCCGCTGGGAGAGTTTCCAGTTAGGCCAGTTCAGCATGGGCCATGCCTGCTCTGACCAGGAATTTGGGGCTGAAAGATACTTCCCAAGTCTCCAGGACCACGGTCTCATGCCAGGGTGAAATGTTCCTGCAGCAAGGAGCTGAGCCTATCTCACGGTGTCCTGCATGGGGCATCTCCCAGCCAATGCTCAAACACAAGCAGAAGCCACCTCAACAGTGGCTGGGAGGAATTGAGCACAGAAAGTACTTACTTGGCTGGGCCGCTGCCATCAGTTTTAGTCCACCTGCAAGGAGAAGAGGAGGTGTGAGGGATGGTGCCTCCTGCACCCCACAGAGACACAGATAGGGGCCACCGCACCAATGCTGGAGGGCCAGCCTGGCTTTGCACAGGCTTGGTTCTACAGCAAAAAAACCTGATGCGCCTCTCCCCTAGCAAAAAGATGCTTGGAGACACCAAGCTGTCACCAGAAGATGCTGGTGTTGCCCCACGGTATCCAAGAGGAccctgcatccctgccctccACAGGACATAGCAAGCAGAGACCCTGCTCCAAGCAGCCCAGGAGCCTGAGGGAGGGAAAGGGGCAGGGGACATGTGCTCCCCTCAGGTGAGGGCACTCACTTTCGTTCCTGGGGGTCCAGGTCGCAGAAGGTGACGGTGTTCAGGGGGTAGTGTCGTCGGAAGAACAATCTGAAATGCAAGGCAGGGAGCGTCAGGGCCAGGGAGCCCTCACCTCTGCCCCACCACAGCCCATTCCCACTGGCATGGGGGACACTCCCACAGGTCTCCCCTAGGATGCTCCAGAAGTCAAGAACAAAGCCCAGCCCTGCCCATGACCAGGCTCATGCCACCCCAGGGACATCCTTCATCAATACGCTCCCTGGATCACAATCCCATTGGctttggggacacggggacatggccACGGGGACTCTTACTTCCTCTGGTTGTCAGTTAAGGTGATGCCTTGTGCAGAGACTTTGAAGTGGACGATGGTAGCGGTGGGTGTGGGGTCAGCCACCAGCGTCTCAGCGACGGCCTTTGCAATGGCCTGGGGGCCCGTCAGCGACTCCATCTCAACCGAATTGATGAAGAGGACATTGCAGGCTGGAAAGGGAGACAGAAGGCGTGGGGTCAACCACTGCTCCGAGCCACATCCACCCCATGACAGCCCCTCTCTACTCACCCGCACCCTGTTTCAGGAGGTCCGTGGCCGAGTTGGTGGCCGACGCAgtgtctttcttttcctccatggGATCTAGAAGACATGGCATGGTTACTGCTGCTCCCTGCTTGGAAACCCACCCTGCAGACTGTTGGGGCAGATGCACTCCTTTCTGGTCCTGGCTCTTACCTCGGTCGGGAATGACCAGCTTGCAGGGCAGGGCCAAGGGCATGATGGAGTGCTGGTACACCAGAGCCGAGAGGCAgcctggggagagaggggagatggtcagcgcagggctggggacacaggTTCCCTTGGTGTTAGTTTATTGTCTCTCCGGGTGGACAGGAACACGCTTTTTGGTGGGTTTCTTCACTGTGGTCCTAATGCCACGCGTGGCATTTCTTGTTGCTGAAACCACCACGCCCACGGAGGGCTTAGGGAGGTGGCAGAGATGCCAGGGCCACCTTAGGAACAACGAATGGGGCAGAGGTGCTCCTCAGAGCACATTAGCCCTGGAATAACTGGAACAAGGGGAGCCCCTGCCCTccaccctgcccagcagcatcATTTGTCCTACACGTGTGTGCAGGAAGGGACGTACCTGTGCATACAGGCACATCTGTGTGCACTTGTGAGTGTGCATGACCCCAGGGGCTCCAAATGTCCACAGGACTCCGTTACACAGGGACAGGAGGCAATAACAGAGGCTGGGGCTCTCCCAGACACCCAACAGCTCTGCTTTGACAGTCCCGTAAAGGTAAGGCTCTCCTAACCCAAGCCTGCATGTGGGAAGCACGCTGCGGGGGGCACTCACCAAAATTGGGCTCGTTCGGGCACCCTTTTAATTTCACACCCCGTGGGCTGGTCTCGATGAGGAAGTGCCTCACCAGCTCATTGGTGATGTCTCCTGGGAAGAGATGGGATGTTCTCACACCAgagccaccctcctcctcctccaacccTGCAATCCCACAGGGAAACCAGAGCTCCGGCTCAGGAAGGCGTCTCCGCCACTCCACACACCCTCCTCAAATCCGGCCCTTTGCACAGGGTCAACCCCAAGCCAGGCTCCCCCGTGGTGTTGGTgggctggggaggctgtgcctgtTTCACCATGCCAATGCCCAAGATGCAGATGCCCCCAAGCCCTCAGCAGCTCAGGGCAGAGAGTGTCTGGTGCTTCCCTGTGTCCTGGAAGggaagggctgggagggagggatcCTGCCACATCAGCACATACGCAAGGGCATGCCCGGCTCAGCAGACCCAGCTGCCTGCTTGCCCCAGCCGAACAATGGAAAGCATCTCGGCGTGGGATGAAGAAGGGCACACAGTACCTTTCTTGTTCTGCTGCATGACGGTAGGAGGCGGAGAAGCCACTTTCATGGCGAGGCCGTAGGCTCCCCGGAAGGAGTGGCTGTCTCGGATGATGAAAGCCCCTGGCTCCCTGTCCTTCAGCAGGGCGATGGCTGCAGGAGAGAACGGAAGACCTCAGAGCCAGCATGGCCAGAGCCAACATGCCctccaaaaccagctgctgtgGGTCACAACAGGGTGCCCTGGCCTTGCAGCTGCGCACCGCAATGTTACCGTTCCCCATGCACATCTGGATGAGGGTCTCGAGTGGGTCTGTGGTCAGGCAGGGGCTCATCTCCTCCCTGCCTCAATTGCCCTTGCATGGGCATCTCGGAGCACCCATTCCCACCCAGCTCAGCTCTGAACAACCAAGCACTGGAGAGCAGGCAGGGACCAGGGACCAAATACTGGGACCTTGCCCATGAAGGCACCTTGCCCCGTCCTTGTTCTCCCCTCTTATTTTAGCCATGTCTCCAACACCACTCTGAGCTCTCTCAACTTATGATTTGGGTGCTTTGCACCCCAAACTGCATAGATCCACTGCACACTGCAGGGACCGGTGCTTCTCCACCAAGGGTAAAGTTTGGGGAGCCCACATCATGCaagtctgcagcagagctgggcttcaATCCCCTTCTGCAATGATGTGCATCCACAATCCACCTTTACTCCTAACCCAACTCCTGTGGGAAATCCTTGCCAATCCCTGTGATCCCAGATAAACCCCAACTCCTGACCATGGCTCACTTGACCGTATCCTTCACCCTGTGCCGTCTACGCACCCTGCTCCCTGGAGATCTCCGGTTTGTACCAGTATTTGGAAGTGTCCTGCACAAACTTGACGTTGGCACGAGTCTCGGGGCTAATGTctgcagggaagggaagagaagacaagaaaaaagttaaaagatGCTGTATCTAAAGCTCCACAAGAGTTTTTACCAAATTCAGCTAAAGCATTAACACCTCCACCTCCTTTCAGTGCCAGCACTTTGCTTTAACCTCAAGCCCATCCTCCATACCTAGGTAGGCTGATCACCATCCAGAGCTTATGGGGCTCCTGGCACCCAAAGCTAAAGTGCAAGGGCTGGGATGAGCATCCCCCCCCAAGTGCAAGGGCTGGGATGAGCCTCTGCCACACAGCCAGAGACAAAACAGGAATTCATTTAAAAGGCAGCTGGCCAGGTGAAATGAAAGCTGTTGGAGGAAAGAGGTATGTccagtgggtgctggggagaTCCCCTGAATTCAGAGGGCCTTTGCTGCTCTCTGATGTTCAAGATTTAGCTTGTctgtcataaaaataaaatccttcccTTATCTTTGTTCCATGTGGAGGAACTGGACAGGTCAACCTCCCCTCAGAaatgcagcccccagccccagccctgccctgcctcacTCAGCGCCCATCAGCAGCACGGCCCCGACTGGAGCCGGTCCTCTGGCCGTGAAGTTGCCACTTTGCTCAGGCAATGTTTCCAACCACCTGCTTCCCAAAAACAACCGAGTAAACAACCCAAGGGGCTGAATAGCATCTCTGCTGGAGACATGTTATCAGCCCTCTGCAATCTGGTCGCCTTCGGAGACGCAGGGGGCTcgctcccctccccagccagcttgCTAATTGTTACGGGTTTTAATTCCTCACGCTTCCCCGCTGGGAAAGGTCCCCAGCCATGGCAAGTCACGGGGCCGGGGTGGGCGCCAGCATGCCCACAAAGGGCTGCCCACTCGGCAGCAAAACCGGCCCGGCAGCCAGAGCcaccgctgccccgcggctttaTTCCCCTTATCCTATCAGCCTGATCTTGGCGTCACCAAGGTGTCCCATAACGGGAGCCAGCGAAGGCGTTCCGGGCACAGCGGCACCCGGGGCACGGCACACCATTCGAAACGAGGAGGCCACACTGCCGAGGGGTCTCGGCGGGGTAAAGCCCACAGGGAACGGGGCCAGGAGGTCAGCGCATCCCCACGGCAGAGAAAAGCCGCCTCCGGGCACTTTGATCTCCCGTACGCAACTCTGGGCGCTGTTTACACCAGTGATGCCGGGTCGGTGCTTTTCCTGTTTAGATTTGGCAGAAAGCACAGGAAATGGCCCGAGCCCCGGCGGTGCCGCCGCTTTGCGGATAGGCAGGAGGGGTAAATCAGGACACGGTTGCAACCCCTTCCCTGCCGGCAggcgaggaggaggggggggggccctAGGCAGGGCAGGGGGACTAAGGGAACAGCATCCCCTACCTGGCATGGAGAACTTGGAGAAGTCTGGCAGGGTGTGGGAGAAGGCAACGGTGCTCCCAGCGCTGGGGCTGGACATGCCACTGGAGAGGGGCGAGGACGCCTTGCCGTTGACGGTGGCGTAGTTGGGGAGGCTGTTGGAGCGGTCCCCGGCCGACATCCGCCGCTTCTCGGGCAGCGCGGGCTGCGGCGTGGGGCTGCCTTGGCGGTAGGCAGCCGAGTCCGGGGAGGAGGAGTGCGGCGTGCTCATGCCGGGGTAGTACGCCGGTGAGACGGGGAAGGACGGCGTGGAGGGAGGCTGGTAGCCGGAGGAGCTGCTCTGCCGAGACAGCGTCGGGCGCCTCTCCTCCGGGCTGGGGCAGCCATACAGTGGGCTGCCGGGGGGGACAGCCACTGCAGCTTGATGCCTGGCCAGGCTGGGGCTTCCCGGTGGGGCCACCAGGTTGCTGTGGGACGCCGCAGCATGTctgcccagcccggggctgcccggagcgccACTCACGCTGGGGTTGACAGCTCTTCGCCCAAAGCCGGGGCTGGGCGGCGTGTTGGTAGCCACTGTCCGGTGCAGGGTGCGGGGGCTCCCCGGCAGGACATGGACCCCCACCACGTTGACCTGTGGCTGTGGCCGAGCTTGGGGATCCGGCTGGAGGCCGGCTCGGCCATCAGAGTAGTCGGGGCTGGCATACACCGAGCCCGGGACCCCGCCTTGGACCATTGCAAAGGAAGATGGAGACGAATTTTGGTAGCTGCTGTGAGCAGAGGGCATCTGTGAGCTGACAGGTGACCGGTAAACAGGTTCAGCCAAGGCATGGGGAGGTGTAACCGTGCCGTGGGGACTGCCCTCCGATGGGTAGCTGCGGAGGGAGGCCCTGAAGAGAGATGAGAAGAAGGAGGATTCAGCTTCATCCCTCattcctgctgctggctggcacCCTTCTGTGAGTGCtgcacagggaaactgaggcacagcaccAGCGAGCTGCTCAGAGGCAAGGGTGGAATGGGTCCTGCCAGCTGCATGAAAGCAACCGGAGGCAGCTTTAGTTCCCCCATGCCTCCCAGTTCCCTCACAAAATATGATTTTCTGGGAGACAAaacctttttccagtttctctctcCCAGAAAAACAGCCGGTTCATCCCCCCCTGACAACCTCACCAGGTGAGCTGGTGCAGGACACCCCATGAGCAGGGTGGAGAGGAGACAGGGACGATGGCTCCATTGCACCACAGGGCATCGAAGCTCAGCCCAACCCAAGGCTAGAGGTTAGCACAGACCCCACCCCTCCTCCTGTCCCAGGATCCCGGCAAGGTGCTGCCGAGGACCAGTGACCACCAGTGACCACCAGTGACCCAGCTTGTCTTCATTGTCCTCAGGGCAATGAGCTGCACGGTTAGCCAGGCCCCCTAAGCCCTGCATGAGGAGACAGGGGTCCTTGCAAAGGCAATTTCAAAGTGGAAGGAAGCCCGTGAACCAGGCAGGGTTCAGCCCTGTCCCCACCAGCCCCCGGGACCTGCACCCACTGCCTTACCCGTCCACGCTGTgaatggggctgctggtggaGACGGGGCTGGGAGCGGTGAAGGAGCTGGTGAAGGAACCATTCCTGGCAGACACCTCCGGGCCCCCAGGCTCGGCAGTGGGCAGGCTCCCTCCCCTGCCTGTCGTGGCCGTGCGGGCCACCGACTCGACATAGCTCCTGGGCTCTGCAGCAAAAGAGAAGGGGAGATGGATGAGGCCACAGCTCACACGGGAAGGGGGCCACGCCCTTCCAGTATCCCCATTTCAGCCAGTGAAGGTGCCTGAGCTGAGCTCCTCCAGCTGCACATTTGCTCCATCCCTCTTCCCCCATCTCAGGGACTGTGCAAAAACACATCTAGCTCATCTGGACCTTTAGGTTGCTCCGAGGGATGCTGAAGATCCCAGCCAAGGCACAGGGAGAGGGGTCACGTCCAGCTCTTTGCCCAAGGGGACCAGAGCACACGGGACCATGGtcccttcctgccccacagcccctccgCCCTGCTCTGAGTCAGCGTCCCTCCCCACCCAGGATGCCACACAGCACACGTCGTGCTCCCTGCTCATCCCCAGCCCCTAAAAATAGAGCCAGTGACTCTGCCCAGCCTGCGCTGACTCACGTCGGACTGACGACGATGCCCCGTGGTCCCTGCCCTGCACGGCCCACCTCTGCCAGCCATATCCAGCAGCAGTCCATGGAGCAGCTCCAGCTATTTCCACTGCAGTATCCAACACCCTCGCTCCCAGCCCGGCGTGAAACTGGAGCCCACAAGCATGACCAAGAAAAGCAATTTTCCTTTGGAGCCGCCGAGCTGTCccgtgccaggagcagcaggctgggctggCCATCACCACCCACAGCAGCCATCAGACCcagccctccttcctccccttcccctctgcctcctgctccatCCAGGCTGGTCCCTGTCCCTATGaaagcccccgcagcccccagtcCTCCCCAAAAGCCGCACCggaggaagaggcagcagcttcagccccttcccgccatgcccccgcaGCCAGGTCACACCTCGCTGGCATGTGCCACCGACTGCCTCCGTATTGGGGCACAACACCCTAAGCAAGATCTGCTGGCACCAGACGCTGTGGGCCAAGCATCCTTGCAGGTCCCCGGCTCCAGGCTGGCCATGCCTGAGGCAGCTCCGCGGTAGTAATTAGCAAGacaaacattattattattattattactactattagtCATAACAGCCGGGCTCTGGCTAAGCCTGCCGGCAAGCCGGCCTGCTCGCAGGCAGCAATGCCAATGCCCAGCTCCATGTTCAGTGCCGGACCAGTGGGATGCAAGGAATAAGATTGTCATGGGTCCCCCTCCTTCCCACGCAGCATCTCTGTGCCCCATCTGGCTGTGGACAGGGGAGGAGGAGTCCATCCCTTGGGCTGatctccctgcccagccctgctcaaCCACCTCAGGAAAGATCTGAGCCAGAACCAGACTGAGGACCTGAACATGGGCTGGGTACCAGCATCTGAGGCAGGACACGAGGCTCTGAGTGACAGGGACAAGGCACTGCCCAGGAGGACGCTCAGGGCAGCTGCGAGAAACTCATCGCTGCTTcggtaattaaattaatttcacagCTACTCACTtgtcccccccagctccccaccccagACTAAAATTAGCCAGACAGTACATGTGAGTCAGCCTGCAAGAGGTTAAGACCAAACGGCTGTGAAAATGCCAGCCTCTCCTGCAAAGGtgggggctgaggcaaggcaggagccgggggctcggggaggggggacagcACACGTGTGCCGCAGTGAGGTGTGCGACCGTGCGCACCAGCCAAGCCCTTTGGTTcaatatgggggaaaaaaagaagacagaaaaaaaacttaGGAGGTTTCAGGCAGGATTTTTTTAGGCTGAAAAATCCGATCTTGCCTCCTGGTGTTTTCGTGGAAGAGGCTCCAGAGATGGGAAGATGGTGGGAGAACAGAGAGGCCGTGAGTCACCAGGGAGGTGGGCAGTCATTAGGGAATCCCGAATCCAAGCAGGGCTACGCTCCGGCCAGA encodes the following:
- the TNS1 gene encoding tensin-1 isoform X8, yielding MTGLCLSCLLWPQDLEAPPAHAFQMTSFKKVKACGICRQAITRQGSTCRGCKLSCHAKCQAKAVTPCSPAVNYEPPSPGESITKQVDALDATKSPRSGQSRRKTSRSMSLTTAMESSCELDLVYITERIIAVSYPSTAEEQSFCSNLREVAHMLKSKHGDNYVLFNLSERRHDISKLHPKVLDFGWPDLHTPALEKICSICKAMDTWLNAAGHNVVVLHNKGNRGRLGVVVAAYMHYSNISASADQALDRFAMKRFYEDKVVPVGQPSQKRYIHYFSGLLSGSIKMNNKPLFLHHVIMHGIPNFESKGGCRPFLKIYQAMQPVYTSGIYNVQGDSQTGICITIEPGLLLKGDILLKCYHKKFRSPTRDVIFRVQFHTCAVHDLDIVFGKEDLDEAFRDDRFPEYGKVEFVFSYGPEKIQGMEHLENGPSVSVDYNTSDPLIRWDSYENFNIQREDGAEGAWAEPPLPGKHLEKGVQSREKSPEETAVPARKRTPSDSHHEKSSPEPSSPRSPTILSPEVVSTIAANPGGRPKEPHLHSYKEAFEEMEGASPTSPPSGGVRSPPGLAKTPLSALGLKPHNPAEILLHPVGEPRSYVESVARTATTGRGGSLPTAEPGGPEVSARNGSFTSSFTAPSPVSTSSPIHSVDGASLRSYPSEGSPHGTVTPPHALAEPVYRSPVSSQMPSAHSSYQNSSPSSFAMVQGGVPGSVYASPDYSDGRAGLQPDPQARPQPQVNVVGVHVLPGSPRTLHRTVATNTPPSPGFGRRAVNPSVSGAPGSPGLGRHAAASHSNLVAPPGSPSLARHQAAVAVPPGSPLYGCPSPEERRPTLSRQSSSSGYQPPSTPSFPVSPAYYPGMSTPHSSSPDSAAYRQGSPTPQPALPEKRRMSAGDRSNSLPNYATVNGKASSPLSSGMSSPSAGSTVAFSHTLPDFSKFSMPDISPETRANVKFVQDTSKYWYKPEISREQAIALLKDREPGAFIIRDSHSFRGAYGLAMKVASPPPTVMQQNKKGDITNELVRHFLIETSPRGVKLKGCPNEPNFGCLSALVYQHSIMPLALPCKLVIPDRDPMEEKKDTASATNSATDLLKQGAACNVLFINSVEMESLTGPQAIAKAVAETLVADPTPTATIVHFKVSAQGITLTDNQRKLFFRRHYPLNTVTFCDLDPQERKWTKTDGSGPAKLFGFVARKQGSTTDNICHLFAELDPDQPAAAIVNFVSRVMLGSGQKR